The window GCAGGTCCGCTAGCCGGCAGGTTCAGCTTCGCCGCGAGTTCCGGGGTGATGAGGATGTCGTAAGGATTGTTTGGCTCGATGCGCCATCCCAGATACGTGTAGCTTGCGTCGGCGTTTGTGATTGCTCCTTCATCTTCGCATGACCAAAAGCTTTCGCTTTCAAGAACGCCAAACACTTGCTCGTTGGGCCGCCATGGTCTTGTGACAATTGGGCCTTTCTTTTCGGGTGGAGACAGATAAGGTCCTTCGGGGCACACAAGGACAAGAGGGGTTGCTGCATAGTCAGGGTAGATCGCGCCCCACTCGGGACTAAAGGAGTATTCGTCGTGGACATTCAGGCAGCCCTTTGCATTCTCCGCGGGGCCGAAGGGTTGAAAACCTTGAATCGGGGGCATTGCATACATGTTTTCCTCACGGTACATGCTGAAGATGGTTGCCCACTGTTTAAGGTTGTCGACGCACGTTGTTGGGAGAGTCGGCAGGAGATTGTATTTGATATAGGGGAAAAGAAGCAGGGTCGCAACGACAATCACGGCCAGCACGGCGATTAGTTCAATCCAACGCAACGTTTTTCGCTTTGAGGGCATAGCTAAAGACTCCGACTATTCTGCACGTTATGTAGACCGCTACCGGCGGGCGGACCGAGCGCGCTTCAGCAACGCAAAGGCTTCGTTAAGCGCCCTCATCGTATCTTCGTCGCCGCCATGATCCGGATGATGGACTTTGGCCTTTCGACGGTACGCGCGTTCGATTTCGTCCCACGATGCGGTAGGCGAAATTCCCAGCATTCGGTAGCACAAATCCAGGTCTTTTGGAGGTGCGGGGGAGACCGGCTCTTCGACCGCGTCGCCCCGCAGTTGTCGAATCCCCCGGATAATCGTT of the Candidatus Hydrogenedentota bacterium genome contains:
- a CDS encoding J domain-containing protein, with protein sequence MPSLQELLFLSIIILVLSMTGVWPTIIRGIRQLRGDAVEEPVSPAPPKDLDLCYRMLGISPTASWDEIERAYRRKAKVHHPDHGGDEDTMRALNEAFALLKRARSARR